DNA from Mucilaginibacter mallensis:
GCGGTCTATTGAATCGCTGGCAAAAAGCGGCGTACGCGCCGGGATTGATACCAGCATAGCCGAAGCCGAGCTGTCAAAAGCGCGGTTAAACTATATAGAGCTGAACAACCAGTTAAAACATGTGCAATTACAGTTATCAGCTGTAAGCGGTTTTAACTACCAGGCGATAGTACCTGATACCACCGTTGAACTAACGCTGATCAATGAGCCTACTGCTTATTTATTTCCGGCGGATACGGCCAATCATCCTATCATCAATTACTATAAATCTGTTTATCAAAACAGCCTGCAAAGGGAGAACCTGGTTAAAAAATCATACAACCCCAAAATTTCATTACAGGCTGCTGCCTGGGCCCGCGGCTCAAGTGTTGATGCCGAGGGGAATTACAATGATCTGGGCAGTGGTTATGGATTCGACAGGAGTAATTACCTGGTGGGTATAGGCATATCTTATAATCTATTTGATCTGCGGCGCAGACAATTAAAGCTGCGTACCCAAAGGGCAAGTACTGATTATGCCATGCAAAAGCTGTCGGAGCAAAAAGAATTGCTCGCAGTTAGCGCTAACCAGGCCGATGTTGAAATGCAAACTGCTTTGGATCGCCTAAAGGAAATTCCCAAACAATTAAAGGCAGCAAATGATGGTTACCGGCAAAAGCTATCCCTCTATAAAAACGGCTTAACCGATATTATAGAGCTGGACGCCGCGCTCAACATTCTTTACCGCGCTGAAACAGATTATATGCAGGCAAAATACGATTATGCCAACGCGCTGTTCCAGAAAGCGATAACCGAGAACCAGGTAACTTCTGTTTTAAACTATTTAAAATAATCAAATTATGTCAATGGTCACATCCGCACTCAAAAGGCCCATCACCGTTGTGGTGATTACCATGAGCCTTTTAATATTTGCAGTGCTCAGTGCAATAAATATACCGATAGATATATTTCCGAAGCTTAATCTTCCTACAATATATGTTATCGAATCATACGGCGGTATGTCGCCGCAGCAAATGGAGGGCTTTTTTGCCACCGGTTTGCAAAACCAGTTTTTGTATGTTGATGGTGTAAAAAACATCAGCAGTAAAAGTATACAAGGCTTAACCATAGTAAAAATATCATTTTACGAAAGCACCAATATGGCCGAAGCCTCGGCA
Protein-coding regions in this window:
- a CDS encoding TolC family protein — its product is MCILLLLITAAAHAQQSPAPVTLKQLLNSVNQKAPTLLTDSAAIAIRQAQAAEVRNNWLPDLTLNYQADIGTANNVTGPYFGFGIVPSSSGGIHTTSVTTTMSDNLGIAAFNWEVYNFGKYGAQNKVANSDVQVQQSQFTESKYDLQAYTINYYLQLVRLQNFLGIQLRNIERTQEIRRSIESLAKSGVRAGIDTSIAEAELSKARLNYIELNNQLKHVQLQLSAVSGFNYQAIVPDTTVELTLINEPTAYLFPADTANHPIINYYKSVYQNSLQRENLVKKSYNPKISLQAAAWARGSSVDAEGNYNDLGSGYGFDRSNYLVGIGISYNLFDLRRRQLKLRTQRASTDYAMQKLSEQKELLAVSANQADVEMQTALDRLKEIPKQLKAANDGYRQKLSLYKNGLTDIIELDAALNILYRAETDYMQAKYDYANALFQKAITENQVTSVLNYLK